In Capricornis sumatraensis isolate serow.1 chromosome 2, serow.2, whole genome shotgun sequence, the DNA window CTTCAACGTCAAGTTCTGTCGGGAAAGCTGGCCTCTGCCTTCTGCACACAcctccgccccacccccccaacgccccccacccccgccgcccccgTCAGCAGCTGTGTCACTGATTCGGGATTTTTCTTTCCGATTTGTTTTTGCTGTGGACCACTTTTGAAGTgtttattggatttgttacactgttgcttctgtttcatgttttggtttttttggccacaagacacgtgggatgttagttccctgaccagggatcaaacctgctccccatgcattggaaagtgaagcgTTAacccctgggcctccagggacaTCCCTGGGATATATTTTTATGCCAAAGACGTGCACTCTGCTGTTTCCAGGATGTCAGATCTGGTTTCACGAGCCTCCTAGCCCTCTCCCTGCAGTTCCGTCCTGTGCTTATTCTAGACCAGGTTGTGTTGCATGGATGCTGTGCTTTTGTTTCCAGGGCGACCTGTGGTCCACTGTGTGACTGTCCCCTTGAGAACATCCTTGTGTTTCCCGGGACCACTGGCTGCTGCCTGCCACACTTGGGGTGTCAGGCAGGTCACCAGAACCCCACTGCTGGCCCCCTGCACCTTGCCTTTCCAGCCTCGGGGAGCCATGCGAGGAGGCAGCCCCCTGGCCTAGGCCCCACAGTCCTGTCGGTTTGGAGGGACGATGTCCAAGGCAGATCagcccttcccttttctccagagaCCCCCTGCTCCTGCTCCCTCCTGAGGCTGCCCACCCCAGCGGTCTGGGTCGGGTCAGCAGATCTGGCCACGTCCCTGTGTTTCCTTGTGTCTGTTGTTGCTTCTGTGCTACAAAATCAGAGCTGAGTACGTATGGGAAACCTGTGCTGACCGCTGGTCGGGGCCCGTGTCATTGACCTGGGCAGCAGGGGCTGACAAGCATTGTCCCTGGCAGCGCCAAGCAGGGAGGAAGGACCACCTCCTGGATCTTCACCCCAGCCTCCCCGCGCCCCGGCTTCTGCCACCCCCGCCCAGACCTTCCCTCCCAGGTGCCTGTCTGCCCCCCGAGGCTCTTCTCAAAGTCTGGCCTTGTTTGTTCTCTTGTTCTATAATTACTGCAAGTTTTGTTTGGTGAAGAAGCCAGAAGCGAGGAATAAGTGATAagctagtcgctcagttgtgtctgactctttgcgaccccatggactgtagcccaccaggctcctctgtccttggaattctccaggcaagaatactggagtgggttgtgccatttccttctccagaggaccctcCCaacccattggcaggcagattctttaccatctgagccaccaggaaagcccaaaggaGCCAGAATGAGGAGCGGAGGAAGGCCAGCATCTCCCATTCACTCACCAGCTCagcaaaaatacaaatatgttgTATCTTGGAAAACACACCGCACAAAGCCTGACCTCCGTGGGCCCGCAGCTGCTTGAACAGATTGCTACAAACTGGGCAGCTTAGAACGACAGAAGCGTGTCCTCTGGCAGAGGCCAGAAGGCCAGAATCGAGGTGCGTGCAGGGCCGCACTCCCCGCAGAGGCTCCAGGAGAGGCTGTCCACAACCTCTGCCCGGCTCTGGCAACTCTCGCTGTCCTCGGCCAGCAGCTTCCTCCCTCCAGGCTGCGACTCCGCTGCCACCCAGGCTCcttccctgtgtctcctgtctgtctgtcccaAACATCCCTCTGCCCGTCTCTCACAAGGACCCTCATCGCTAGATTTAGGGCCCGTCTGCATTCTCCAGGACAGTCCCCTCACCTCAAGATCTTTACCCCAATCACACAAGCAAAGACCCTGTTCTGAAAAAGGTCGcgtgtggacttccctggcaacctagtggttaagactccatgcttccaatacagggagcacgggttcaatctctggtcggggatctaagatcccacgtgccacatgaacaccccccctccaaaaaagaaCCATCTTGCAGGCACTCCCTGGGGCTCAGGGGTCCTGGCAAGAGCAGCAGAACATCTCACCTGTGTTTGCCCCACCAGCTGCCTTGACATCTCCAACTCCCCAAGGGCCCCTCAGGCACTCTGGGTCCTCTGATGACTGCCCCCAGAGACCACGGGGTGGGAGACATCATTCCGCTCTGTCAGCTGGGCCGAGCTCTGGGCTCTGCGATGAGAGGGAGGGCTGGAGCGGTGCCACCGCCCGCTGGTGGACCCCTGAGAAAAGCAAGCAACAGACAGCCTACAGCAGGAATGGGAAAGGGCTTTATCTGAGCCAAGCTGAGGGCTACAGCCCAAGGCATGGCCTCTCGGATCCCTCAGAATCTGCGCCAGAGAAGCAGGCTTTCAGCAGTTTTGTGTCTCACCCGAACAAAAAGACATCAAACAAGTCAGGGATACATCCCTTCAAGGTTTCAAAAACACAACGCGCACAGGGAGTCAGCACGGCCTTGGCACCTGGGAGGGGAGTCTTAGCGTCAAAGGGGGACCAGCCTTGGGGTCCCAGGGCGGGAAGCATCTCATCTTTACGTTGAACATGGACATTCCTAGTTGGGCGGCTTCCCAggcgactcagtggtaaagaaccccctcaGCCCCCAAcaatgcaggaagcacagagtcgtgggttcagtccctgagccgggacgatcccctggaggagggaatggcaatccgccccagtgttcttgcctgggaaatcccgtgcacagaggagcctgccgggctgcagtccacggggtctcgaagttggacacggctgagcatggGCAACGGTGGTGTTCTTTCCTTGTGGTCGGTGAGCCTTTTCCTGTTTGAGTTTAAGCAACTGCACAAAGCAGGTTTGATGGGCCACAAACAGGCTGTTCTAGTGGGTATCAAATTCAGGGTAACTCGCAtgtaagtggggcttccctgacggctcagttggtaaacagcccacctgaaatgcaggagatcccagttctgggttccatccctgggtcaggaagatctggagaagggaacagctacccactccagtattctggcctggagaattccatggactgtatagttcacggagtcggaaagagtcggacacaactgagcgactttccctttcccCTATGAACCAGCATGACTTCCCCAGGCCTCAGTATGTGGACATTTCTTTCATCAACACCAACCCTGCACTGTGGCGGAGATGCTTGGCTGAAAGGGGAGGGTTCGCTACcccacacactcatgcacacatacgcactcacacacacacacaagcacatgctCCCCCAACGGTCTGCTGAGGAAGCTGCCTCAGCTGCCCTGGTTTCACGGGGTCCACTCCCCCGAGGGCCTGGTGCCGGGCAGCCctgcagggagaggaggagaggcccCCTCCAGACGGGGGCTGGCCTCAGCAGTGCTTCCAGCAGCACCCCTCAGCAGAGCCACTCTGACCCTCGCTCACCCCGCACTGCCCCGGGATCCAGACGGAATCCATCCCAGGGGCCTCAGCTTGCAGCCGGGGTGTGGGCCaggcccctcctctgcccctcaCGCTCCGTGGACAGCCCCCCTCACCTgtgcccctccccccaacctCCACTCCAGACCCCCAGGGAGCCCACCTGCCCCCCACAAAACCTTCATCACCAGGCATGGGCAGCCATGGGAGGAAAGAGAAGCGCGCGTGACCCTCTGAGGGCCGGGAGCTGCTCTGGAACTTTCCTCAAAGTCTGATGCAGGCTGGGGAAGGGCCGTGGGGCCCCTGCGCATGTCTGGGGAGAGCAGCCGGGAGGGGTCCCCCCAGGATGGGCTCCTCGAGCTGATGCTCAGAGGGGTGTAAATGATCTTTGCTATGTtgcagttcaggcactcagtcatgtctgactctttgcgaccccatgaattgcagcacgccaggcctccctgtccatcaccaactcccggagctcactcagactcacgtccaccgagtcagtgatgctacccaaccatctcatcctcggtcgtccccttctcctctcgccttcaatctttcccagcatcagggtcttttccaatgggtcagctcttcgcatcaggaggtcaaaggactggagcttcagcttcagcatcagtccttccaatgaatattcagggttgatttcctttaggatggactggttggtctcctatcattattcagaatatGAGGCCGAAGTGAAATGGAGAACAGTGTGTAGTTATTTTAAATGGCGTGAGTGTACAGATTTTTTTCACAACTTGAGGATAGGATGGTTAAATGGAAATAAGGAGATTCAAAAATGCATGAATCCGATGAACCTACCCAGAATAAGGTGCAAAGCCCATGAAAAGGAAGTTCGCCCATCACGTGGGATCAGTGATTGACTTCTCCGGTGCATGGGTGTTCTTCTATTCCTATTTTTCTGTATGTGCTGAATTCTATCCAAGTGTATACAAATCGCATTTATAGTAAAAATAAGCCtcttcattatttatttcataatagAAATACAGGTATTTGTTTTATAATCATAgttccccaggtggtgctggtggtaaagaaccctcctgccaatgcaggagacataggagacgggggttcgatccctgggtcacgaagatcccccagagaagggcacagcaaccctccagtattcttgcctagagactctcatgggcagagaagcctggcgggctatggtccataggatcgcaaagagtcagacacgactgaagcagcttagcatacgttatttattttataataggaATGTAAACTTTCGTTTTATAAtcataatatgtgtgtgtgttcattgctcagtcatgtctgattctttgcgaccccatggactgtaacgcaccaggctcctctgtccatgggattttccaggcaagaatactagagtggattgctctTCCCTTCACCAGACAATCATAATCAATTTCTTTCAACTGTAATTATGACGACTCTGGAAAGGGCtggaataaacataatttttcagtGGTAGAAACAGGATGAAAGTGGTTTGCACGTAATAAATGCAGCTGTGAAAAGGCACCTGGGTGACAGACCAGCCGGGGAAGGGTTAGGAGGGTGTCGTTCAGCTGTGATGGCCTCTTTGGTTGACTCTGCCCGGAAAGCGGGACTTAAAGGAAAAGGGAGGTGGCTGGAGGGTCACCTCTGTGTCAGCCGTCTTGTGGCTCGGAGCACCCGGGCCAGCGGTGCCTGGCTCTGCAGTCTACCCAAAGTGTACAGAAGGAAAGCTAATGTGTTTTAAAGCCACTCAGcccaaatgaaattatataaccCAGGAAAGGACACATCACATCAGTgatgagagttaaaaaaaaaaagaagaaaagaaaaaagaaaatgactcttCCGATGTGGCCCAGTGAGGGAGACGggcggagagggagggagggggtccGGTCAGCTGCTTCTTCCCGGCGCATAAAAGGGGCGAGTGTGCCCCACCTGGGTCCCCGCTCCCATCCACAGCACTCGCCAGCCGCTGGGAACCTCGGTGAGTAGCTCGAAaggtgctggagagggtgggggtcCTTGACgctccagcctcctcctctgccacCCATCCCTCCCCATCCGGGCAAGGCTCCATCCTGGCAGCTGGGACCAGCTCTGGTGGGGACCCCACCCCGTTTGTGCGTCCAGGGGCCACCCCTGCCTGTGCGGGCCCCCTGTTCACTCGGCTGTTGCAGTGGAAACGAAAGGTGGAGCCGTCCAGGCAACTCCCTGGAACACAGACCTGGAGTCTCACCATCCAGGACTCAGCAAGCGCCCAGCTCTCAGGAGGCTGGACCTTGAGGGTCAGGAGACAGGCTCCGCCAGCGCTCTCCTAAGACACTCTCACCCAGCAGGGGTCCCAGCCAGGGGACAGCGACCAGCCCAGCCAGTCTGGGGCCCCTCTTTATCCCTCTACTTTCATGACGGcacctccatttcctctaagttgGAGTCCCCCTGCCAACAGGTCTCTAAAAGAGGAAGGTGTGGACGTTTTAAATCTCTCAATTGGAGAGCACGTTCCCTggggctagggcttccctggtggctcagatagtcaagaatctacctgcaacgtgggagacacaggttcgatccctgggtagggaagatcccccagaggaggaaatggctacctaccctaacctaaccctaagaataccctccagtattcttgcctggagaatcccagggacagaggagcctggcgggatacagtccacagcgttgtaaagagtcggacacgactgagggactaacgcTTCCACTTTCCGCTGGGCTCAGGGACAGGCTGGAGAGCCAAGGTCAGCAGAGGGGTCTCCCTGAAACAGACAAGCTCTCTGGTGTCTTCTGCTGGCTCCTTAAGtgccaggggaggggggaggggggagggagccAGCCCTAAGTGGTGCGCGCACCTGCGGAAGGTGTTGCCAGGTTTGCCTGGGTGGACGCTGTTTCGGGCTCAGCCCAGCAGGGTGAGAGGTGGATTTCTGGGTGCCTCTGTCGCCCACAGCTCTCCCCCACCTGTACAGGGCTATCCTGCTGCGTGAGGGCAGGTCCCCACGGGCTGCTGGTTGATCTTGGAGACTCAGCAGCTTGGATCTGGGGGCACAGGGGCTGGTGAGCACTCCTGGCAGGGATGGTGGATGACGACCCTTCTACAGTGCCTGGCTGTCAGCAGGCAGGGGGCAGGATGGACCTGGGCTGAGGGAGGGAAAGAGCCCTGCACCCGGGTCCCCTGCCCTGAGCGCGGTCCGGGCtcagcagccccccaggcccccGCCCCCGGGTCATGCCTGAGGTTGGGCCACCCCCTCCACCCAGCAGCCACCGGGCTCCTCCTGGCAGGTCCCCACCAACCTGCTCGCCTCTGCCATCCCCCCAGCCACCCCGCCGAGGCCAAGTGTGCCCACCCACAGTGGAGCAGAGGCCTCCCACACACCTGGCTCCCTGacacagatggacagacagactgaGGCACGCCTGAGACAGCCCAGCTCTGCACCCACAGCTCATATTCCCCCCGGATTCCTTCTGATGACAGATGGTCCTTGTAAACACGGCTGAGCCCAGGAGAGGCCAATACACACGTGGTCACCTCATCGAACGCTCACTGTACAGAGCAGAGACTGGGGTCCCCGGGGGAGCGAGGGATGTGCAAAGAGCCAGGTGCACCTGCCGTTCTGGGCTCACTGCGACCCCAGCAGAGTAGAGAAGTCCACACTAGAGCTTGACTGGGTGTGCACACGCGTGTAACCCCATGCACACCTGCCAAACACCTGTGCACACCCATGTCcgtgtacatgcatgtgtgcacacactcacGCACATCCACTCTGACACACACAGAGTGTGTAAGGCATTATCCGAGGCACCCCACTTTGCGCACACGCGCCCTCATGTGCGCTCACCTTTGCCCCCAGGCTGCACCCTCCCAAGCGGGGCCTCTGTGAGGAGCCAGTGGGATGAAGGCGGTGGgggcctggctcctctgcctgctgctgctgggccTGGCCCTGCAGGGGGCTGCCAGCAGAGCCCACCAGCACTCTATGGAGATCCGCAGTGAGTGTCCcgacccgcccccacccccaggggtcACAGCGGGGGGACCTGGCCACTTCCTGGGCTGGGGCATCCTTGCTAAGCATCCCGGAGCTGGGGTTTGGCCTCCTGTTCCCCAGACCCTTCCCCTAGATGGCCCCGACAGCTGCTCCCAAGGGTCCCAACCCAGCACATGGGGGAGGGTCACTGCTCACCAGATGGGTGGCCTGGGGCTGAGTGCATGTGGCCCATGAGAACGGGGCTGTGGggacagaaaaggaaggagagtgTGTCCTGGTGTGAGTCTGAAATCCTATTTCCCGAAGCCACCCCAGCACCAGAAATGGCAGACGGGTGAGCCTCCTGTGCGGGTGGGTGGTCCCGGCATGGCCCGGGGGACAGGCAGCGGTGAGCTGAGCACACCCCCGGCCCGGCCACCAGGGCCGCACTCACCAGGGCACAGGCCTCCACGCGCTCTTCTTGCTCTTTCCAGCCCCCGACATCAATCCTGCCTGGTACACGGGCCGCGGGATCCGGCCTGTGGGCCGCTTCGGCCGGCGGAGAGCTGCCCCGGGGGACGGACCCAGGCCTGGCCCCCGGCGCGAGCCAGCCTGCTTCCCCCTGGAAGGCGGCGCTGAGCCCTCCCGAGCCCTCCTGGGGCGGCTGACAGCCCAGCTGGTCCAGGAGTAACGGCAGAAGCCTGCGccccatccctcctcctccaCAAGCGACCTTCCCTCCAGTCCTAATAAAAGCAGCTGGCTTGTTCACACGTGTCTGCGTGGCGACAGAGCGCACGGGACGTTAGCCTGGAAGGACCCTCAGAGCCCAGCAGCCCAGAGGCCCCGGGACTCACCCAAGGGCACCCGGAACTGAGCAGGGGGCTGGGGCGGCCTTGGCCACCTGCAGCCCGTGCCGCCCCCCAAGCCACTCTGACCGGTTGCTCAGGCTGTGCACTGCATGAGGCCGCTGTGCAGGGTCCCCAGGGAGGGCATCATGGCCCCTCGGCCTCACCTGCCCCGCTCTCTGCTGCAGTTCTTTTTGCCTGCCTGTTGGTACttgtggaagagaaagaaacaggggGCGCTTGTTTCCAGTACTTTTGGGTTCGAGTATTTCAACCCCACCTTGTGTCTCTTTAGAATCACACGGGGATATCCTTGTGTCCTGTTTCAGGCGGTGCTCGCTTTGGTGTCAGGGGCACACAGCCACTGATAGGACAACTGAGCTCCAACCCTACCTTCTGGGAGCCCCGGTTCTCGCGTGAACCTGGGCCTGGGAACACCCACCTCAGTCCTAAGCTTGGGTGGCACAGCCCCTGTATACCTGCCAACAGGTGTGGATGCCCTGTGAGCATAAACCCCCTTCCCCAAGGTGTGCCTACCCCTCCAGCGCTGGGGCCAGGAGCAGGCAGGCAGGTTTAACCAGTTGCTTCTGAACCCAGAGCTCAGGCCCATCAGGCCTCTGCCTGCACCCTGCCTGCAGGATCTCAGGAACCCCCAGGCCTTGGGACTCCTTCCGTCCACACTCAGCAGGGGCAGGGACACAGAGACAGCCTGCAGGACCCTGGCCCGGCTGCCTTGCCCAGATAGAGGAAGGTGGGGGTCCACGCTCACTGGCCAGCTGGAGGAGGCTGAACCGGCCCAGACCGCCCGGATGGGGCTGGGTCAGGGCTGCCCCCTCCTGAGCCCCAGGGAGGCCggagggagggcaggggccaGTCCCCTCCCAAGGAGAGCTCCTCCCCGGTCAGCACCGCCCCAGGCTGGACGCACACGTAGTGCAGCCAGTCCCCTCCCAGCGCAGGCAGGTGCTGGGCCTGGCCCAGAAGCATGGAGAACCAAGGAAAGCAGTTCAATCCAAAGTGACCACATGGCCCCCTCCCACCCATGGGGACACACCCCAAGAGCTGAGAACCGCTGTTCAAACAAACACTTACATAGGACAGTTCCCAGCAGCACAACAgccaaaaaaagtagaaaaaacccCAAcccccatcaacagatgagtggatatcAAAACGCGGTCCATGCATACGTACCACAGCttattactcagccacagaaaggagTGACGCTCTTCCTAATGTGCCACGTGGAGGAACCATGAAGACAGGACCAACACAACAGAAGCCGGGCACCAAAGACCCCCTCGCGTGTGATTCCATTCACAAAGGTCCAGGGAGGCAAGTCCACAGGCGGAAAGTGGTTTGGTGGCTGCCGGGGGCTGCTCCAGGGGTACAGGGCTTCCTTTAGGGGCTGAAAGTGTCTGGGACTTGGCCAAGGTGGTGACCGTGCTAAACGCTGCTCAGCTGCGCACTTTAAATAGAAGAGCTCACAGCCCCGTGTGCTGCAGATGTGGAAACATCAGTGTGGCAAAGGCTCCAGATTCCAGCCACGCAGCACCTGGTACCCAGTCAGGGCGGCCCCCAGAACACATCTTCTGAGCCCAGAGAGTCGGGGAGATGGGAGATTTTATGTATTCTTCAAACTCCTACTATGGAAGTTTTAAACCTAAAGAAAGCTCAAAAATATGATGATGATACCTAATatccttctttaattttttttgttttttttggctgcaaggcatgtgggctgttagttccctgaccgggaatcgaactggctcattggaaacacagagtcttaaccactggactgccagggaagtccctaccctCCACTTATAATAGCTGGAGTCTGAGAAAATGTAACAAGCCcttagaagtgaaagtgaaagtggctcagttgtatccgactcttcgggaccccttGCGAcaacatggactatacagcccatggtattctccaggccagaatactggggcctttcacttctccaggggatcttcccaacccagggattgaacccaggtctcctgcattgcaggcagattctttaccagctgagccaccagggaagcccacagtcctTAGAAAAGAGCATATAGAAAGGAGGACACGGGTCAAGAGTAAAATTCTGATAAGGGGTCAAAATGATCCAAT includes these proteins:
- the PRLH gene encoding prolactin-releasing peptide → MKAVGAWLLCLLLLGLALQGAASRAHQHSMEIRTPDINPAWYTGRGIRPVGRFGRRRAAPGDGPRPGPRREPACFPLEGGAEPSRALLGRLTAQLVQE